From Tubulanus polymorphus chromosome 9, tnTubPoly1.2, whole genome shotgun sequence, a single genomic window includes:
- the LOC141911391 gene encoding integrator complex subunit 4-like, translated as MAALLKKRALAEYSQVIQEEPKPPVKRLKLVHKPRLSEYSFDARGCSNPHEVLGVLLTLSENLPLPVDSAQKTSGQLIELFYKEESVIKVKVVSILGELCKTPGFNPNSLITEFITFLKTEKSHKVIAEILNSLKQIGRILSHDKKLHQKLISLTSQHLKDSSHLVRCRCLEIIGTLGSPKLNDESTTTPPGGGRGGECLQMTLSDYSHDRDSRVRTSALQALRGIKLERKLYEELAPALNDDYKGVRLAVTRLIWVMSHLYPERFDAIKQKIIDLFLIAGVIRNWSSTEIFMAHGFSPVYFRCWW; from the exons atggcggctcttttaaagaaaagagCTTTAGCAGAATATAGTCAAGTAATACAG gAGGAACCGAAGCCACCCGTCAAAAGATTAAAACTAGTTCATAAACCTCGTTTGAGCGAGTACTCGTTCGACGCTCGAGGATGTTCCAATCCTCACGAGGTGCTCGGTGTTTTATTAACTCTATCGGAGAATCTTCCACTACCGGTCGATTCCGCTCAGAAAACCAGCGGTCAGCTGATCGAACTGTTTTACAAAGAGGAATCGGTGATTAAAGTCAAGGTCGTCTCGATACTTGGAGAATTGTGTAAAACTCCTGGTTTTAATCCGAATTCTCTCATCACTGAATTCATAACATTCCTTAAAACTGAGA aatctCATAAAGTGATCGCTGAAATTCTCAACAGTTTGAAACAAATCGGAAGAATTTTGTCACACGATAAAAAACTTCATCAGAAACTGATTTCATTGACTTCACAG CACCTGAAGGACAGCAGTCATCTGGTGCGATGTCGTTGTCTGGAGATTATCGGCACCCTCGGATCACcaaaattaaacgatgaaTCAACTAcgacgccccctggtggtggACGAGGCGGTGAATGTCTACAGATGACCCTCAGTGATTATTCACACGACCGAGACTCTCGAGTTCGAACCAGCGCTTTACAAGCTCTC CGTGGTATTAAACTGGAGCGTAAGCTATACGAGGAACTCGCGCCCGCGttgaatgatgattataaaGGAGTTCGCCTGGCGGTAACGAGACTGATTTGGGTGATGAGTCATCTCTACCCTGAAAGGTTTGACGCGATTAAACagaaaatcattgatttgtTTCTGATAGCAG GTGTTATTCGCAACTGGAGCTCTACTGAAATCTTTATGGCTCATGGATTTAGCCCGGTTTATTTTCGG TGTTGGTGGTGA